One Spirochaeta cellobiosiphila DSM 17781 DNA window includes the following coding sequences:
- a CDS encoding putative phage abortive infection protein, giving the protein MARNSRLKYVIFQSVLKYSSFVFLFLTIILYFLIIFNKSFITFSGKFDFELIPIFSSLFSGLVGTTGTIASALFVATVFVNQRSSQEIEKIETLYFKLLDFHRDNLNRIKISNYERSKNKKLVGTAALANMKEQLENCISLLTRNIDYLFIKEKLSDQIIYDIGFQLMYFGRITKIDSQIKLDDQFESRIMHEITRYEQEYNWDLSRSCSASLGSYFRNMYEAVNVIEQSEYLSEGEKSEYVNILRTQLSIDEQILLFYYSNTDIGQNWKNIINKYNLSSEVQYSQLRHIKIIL; this is encoded by the coding sequence ATGGCAAGAAACAGTAGACTAAAGTATGTAATTTTTCAAAGTGTATTGAAGTATTCTAGCTTCGTCTTTTTATTTTTAACTATTATACTTTATTTCTTAATAATTTTTAACAAGTCTTTTATAACATTTTCAGGGAAATTTGACTTTGAATTGATTCCTATATTTAGCAGTTTATTTAGTGGATTAGTAGGTACAACTGGGACTATCGCTAGTGCACTATTTGTAGCCACAGTTTTTGTTAATCAAAGAAGTTCTCAAGAGATTGAAAAAATTGAAACTTTATATTTTAAACTACTTGATTTTCACCGTGACAATTTAAATAGAATAAAAATATCTAATTACGAACGAAGCAAAAATAAAAAGTTGGTCGGAACAGCAGCTTTAGCTAATATGAAGGAACAACTAGAAAATTGTATATCATTATTGACACGTAATATTGATTACCTATTTATCAAAGAAAAATTATCTGATCAGATAATATATGATATAGGATTTCAATTAATGTATTTTGGAAGAATTACAAAAATTGATAGTCAAATTAAACTTGATGATCAGTTTGAAAGTCGGATTATGCATGAAATAACAAGATATGAACAGGAGTATAATTGGGACCTTTCTAGGAGCTGCTCTGCCTCATTAGGTTCATATTTTCGGAATATGTATGAAGCAGTAAACGTGATTGAACAATCTGAATATCTAAGTGAAGGGGAAAAGTCCGAATATGTAAATATATTAAGAACTCAATTATCTATCGACGAACAAATTTTACTTTTTTATTATTCAAATACTGATATAGGACAAAACTGGAAAAATATAATTAATAAGTACAACCTAAGTTCAGAGGTTCAATATAGTCAACTTAGGCATATAAAAATAATTTTATAA
- a CDS encoding XRE family transcriptional regulator, which produces MSFKNRLKYLMKKKSVSRKELIYRTGVKSSVIDSFLQSEILLPRADQAILIAEALDCPVEYLILGRISRQELINDFLKILFELSRDRVVELYEMGKMFLRLDSVSPKGKEGEMLLIFLPNRSIGNLFYLLHKYLNQNDR; this is translated from the coding sequence ATGAGCTTTAAAAATAGACTTAAATATTTAATGAAAAAGAAATCAGTATCTAGAAAAGAATTGATCTATCGTACAGGGGTGAAAAGTTCTGTTATAGATTCCTTTTTACAGTCCGAAATCCTTCTCCCAAGGGCTGATCAAGCCATTTTAATTGCTGAAGCATTGGATTGTCCTGTTGAATATCTCATTCTCGGACGAATAAGCAGACAAGAGTTAATCAACGATTTTCTCAAGATTCTATTTGAACTATCTAGAGATAGGGTGGTAGAATTGTATGAGATGGGGAAGATGTTTCTTCGTTTGGATAGTGTTAGTCCTAAAGGGAAAGAGGGGGAAATGTTATTGATTTTCCTTCCCAATAGATCGATCGGTAATTTATTTTATTTACTTCATAAATACTTGAATCAAAATGATCGATAA
- a CDS encoding DUF3427 domain-containing protein: MSLFSCGTTYSKKDIYSLIKVPKNKQGGNWDTGYNKYNSDYYLFVNIDSSGRTGHDYNNYFVSPEILHWEAKSKTVFEQPQIQELITTKNVYIFCREKNTDPFVFHGLAIPFIVIKNSPVIIIWLLRCPDPKSSNILDKNFNEEVYNEGAIKRILSKTIERNKKAREECIKEYGYKCAVCGQSMENVYGEIASKIIHIHHLKEITSFTGIHNIDPKKDLRPVCPNCHAVLHIKKPCLSIEVLKKIYEENNN, encoded by the coding sequence ATGAGTTTATTTTCTTGTGGTACTACATATAGTAAAAAAGATATTTACTCTCTAATTAAAGTACCTAAAAATAAGCAAGGTGGGAATTGGGATACAGGCTATAACAAATATAATAGTGACTATTATTTGTTTGTTAATATAGATAGTAGTGGTCGAACAGGACATGATTATAATAATTATTTTGTTTCACCTGAAATACTACACTGGGAAGCCAAATCTAAAACTGTATTTGAACAACCACAAATACAAGAACTAATTACTACTAAAAATGTTTATATTTTTTGTAGAGAAAAAAACACTGATCCATTTGTTTTTCATGGTTTAGCAATCCCATTCATTGTGATTAAAAATAGTCCAGTAATAATAATATGGCTACTTCGTTGCCCTGATCCTAAATCGAGTAATATTTTGGATAAGAACTTTAATGAAGAGGTATACAATGAGGGGGCAATAAAAAGAATACTATCAAAAACTATTGAGCGAAATAAAAAAGCCCGTGAGGAATGTATAAAAGAATATGGATATAAATGCGCTGTTTGTGGGCAATCGATGGAAAATGTATATGGTGAGATTGCAAGTAAAATCATTCATATACATCATTTAAAAGAAATTACTTCTTTCACTGGTATTCATAATATTGATCCCAAAAAGGATTTAAGACCAGTATGTCCGAATTGTCATGCAGTGTTACATATTAAGAAGCCTTGTCTTTCTATCGAAGTATTGAAGAAAATATATGAAGAAAACAATAATTAA
- a CDS encoding P-loop NTPase fold protein, whose translation MKNLIRTIKNYLDIEYKIDFAYMIDGEWGSGKTYFVRNELDNYLRNYIRKEKDKSIRFTLLYTSVQGVKSFGEVVKNIIYDLKLKTKSGNCNYSFIEKIDIRDYEKEPIRIGSLLKSLLEQNRTLKEEEIYVIVIDDLERYAILPEINLLIGNIHKYVTEIGLRTIFICDETKLSNSILYKEIKEKVVRHTINFTPNQKEQLGSVMNMNTRYMCMKEHKDYILDIILKLKIKNWRTVQIILDQMLEIKKCNKKFFDKEYFEFIFKNISILILEKKSSCNVLIDNYDSLKIIESQINKIVNKINDEGKTRKLTGDSENNTNAILNSKEIFLLNFYEKYIVNQGLNFKYIDQLFKYIVLGTSIKSNLLKEELDTSLDYNSTLYVRSLDVLERFYSMEEEELQDLFDRIIKFLIEGRYKAEDISRAFRIFQRIKASDYLGELDMNYLDLYIKSYIESYKNSMIELERFTSGLTEFILENPEMSEDIQNEYIELVTKEKYKIDDIYIKEMFKYIDQYIAIYDLKGVNNKYFDDTSLFQKMIRSENLSYFDNISNQGITFFERYLESVAGQISGKRQDVNEQVIAIRTVINYIEKLLENGEKGHMKNIRYNELLVTLKDRI comes from the coding sequence ATGAAAAATCTGATCAGAACAATTAAAAACTATTTGGATATTGAATATAAAATAGATTTTGCCTATATGATTGATGGAGAATGGGGAAGCGGCAAGACATATTTTGTAAGAAACGAATTGGACAACTATCTTAGAAATTATATTCGAAAAGAAAAAGATAAATCTATAAGGTTTACATTGCTATATACCTCAGTTCAAGGTGTAAAATCTTTTGGTGAAGTTGTAAAAAATATCATCTATGATCTAAAGTTGAAAACCAAATCAGGGAACTGTAATTACTCTTTTATTGAAAAAATTGATATCCGTGATTATGAAAAAGAGCCGATAAGAATTGGTTCATTGCTTAAATCTTTATTAGAACAAAATAGAACTTTAAAGGAAGAAGAAATATATGTAATCGTTATTGACGATTTAGAACGATATGCAATACTCCCTGAAATTAATTTATTAATTGGTAATATTCATAAATATGTTACAGAAATAGGTTTAAGGACAATTTTTATTTGTGATGAAACTAAACTATCTAATTCTATTTTATATAAAGAAATTAAAGAAAAAGTAGTCCGGCATACAATTAATTTCACACCTAATCAAAAAGAACAGTTAGGATCTGTAATGAATATGAATACAAGATATATGTGTATGAAAGAACATAAGGATTATATCTTAGATATTATATTAAAATTAAAAATCAAAAATTGGAGAACTGTACAGATAATACTTGATCAAATGCTTGAAATTAAAAAGTGTAATAAAAAATTCTTTGATAAAGAATATTTCGAGTTCATTTTTAAAAATATAAGTATTCTAATACTAGAAAAAAAAAGTTCATGTAATGTTTTAATTGATAATTATGATTCTCTTAAAATTATTGAATCTCAAATTAACAAGATAGTAAATAAGATAAATGATGAAGGGAAGACTAGGAAATTAACTGGTGACTCAGAAAATAATACTAATGCAATTCTTAATTCTAAAGAAATATTTTTACTTAATTTCTATGAGAAATATATAGTGAATCAAGGTTTGAACTTTAAGTATATTGATCAGTTATTTAAGTATATCGTTCTAGGGACAAGTATTAAAAGTAATCTATTAAAAGAGGAATTGGATACTAGCTTAGACTATAATAGTACTTTATATGTTAGATCACTAGATGTTTTGGAAAGATTCTATTCTATGGAAGAAGAAGAATTACAAGATCTATTTGATAGAATCATTAAATTCTTAATTGAAGGTAGATATAAAGCAGAAGATATTTCTAGAGCATTTCGTATATTTCAGCGTATAAAAGCATCAGATTATCTTGGAGAATTAGATATGAATTATTTGGATTTATATATTAAATCATATATAGAATCTTATAAAAATAGTATGATTGAATTAGAAAGATTTACTTCTGGTCTTACAGAGTTTATACTAGAAAATCCTGAAATGAGTGAAGATATACAAAATGAATATATAGAACTGGTCACCAAAGAAAAATATAAAATTGACGATATTTATATTAAAGAAATGTTTAAGTATATAGATCAATATATTGCTATCTATGATTTAAAGGGTGTAAATAATAAGTATTTTGATGATACTTCTTTATTTCAAAAAATGATAAGAAGTGAAAATCTTTCTTATTTTGATAATATAAGTAATCAAGGTATAACATTTTTTGAAAGATACTTAGAATCCGTAGCAGGACAAATATCTGGGAAAAGGCAGGATGTTAACGAACAAGTAATTGCCATAAGGACAGTTATAAATTATATCGAGAAACTACTTGAGAATGGAGAAAAAGGGCATATGAAAAATATTAGGTATAATGAACTATTAGTTACATTAAAAGATAGAATATAA